From the Bacillus tuaregi genome, one window contains:
- the trmL gene encoding tRNA (uridine(34)/cytosine(34)/5-carboxymethylaminomethyluridine(34)-2'-O)-methyltransferase TrmL has translation MAVHVVLFQPELPANTGNIARTCAATDTTLHLIRPLGFSTDDKRLKRAGLDYWEFVQIIYYDSIETFFEQNKDGEVYYLTKYGTKSHSSFDFSNTEKDYYFIFGKETTGLPKDIIENNRERALRIPMTENVSSLNLSNSAAVLIYEVLRQQNYIHLT, from the coding sequence TTGGCAGTTCATGTAGTTTTATTCCAACCAGAGCTTCCTGCAAATACAGGGAATATAGCCCGTACCTGTGCGGCTACTGACACAACCCTACATTTAATTCGTCCGCTTGGCTTCTCGACGGATGATAAAAGGCTGAAAAGGGCAGGTCTTGATTATTGGGAATTTGTTCAAATTATTTATTATGATTCAATAGAGACATTTTTTGAGCAGAATAAAGACGGTGAGGTCTATTATTTAACGAAGTACGGTACTAAGTCTCATTCTTCATTTGACTTCAGTAACACTGAAAAGGATTATTATTTTATTTTTGGAAAAGAAACGACAGGTCTGCCAAAGGATATCATTGAAAACAATCGGGAAAGGGCATTAAGAATTCCGATGACAGAAAATGTCAGTTCCCTGAACCTATCTAATTCAGCTGCGGTACTTATATATGAAGTCCTTCGTCAGCAGAACTATATTCATTTAACCTAA
- a CDS encoding B3/B4 domain-containing protein, which produces MELRIAAELTELIPGFKVGYIQYQDICVGESPQMLKGRLQLFQESIYFELEDKKVTDLPGILEWRQVFKKTGKDPNRYRHSAEALYRRVQKQNYLTSVHSAIDLNNFFSLQFQSPIGIYDRDQLAGSILIRLGQANEEYLGLNGRMNSLDRLIVSCDHESAFGSPFVDSERTAVTEATKNAIQIIYLKPSLEKDQSEKLTASLANMFTQIHGGIASWEIIE; this is translated from the coding sequence ATGGAATTGAGAATTGCTGCTGAATTAACAGAACTAATCCCAGGGTTTAAAGTTGGCTACATTCAGTATCAGGATATTTGTGTAGGTGAATCTCCACAGATGTTAAAGGGACGGCTTCAGCTCTTTCAGGAATCTATCTACTTTGAGCTTGAGGACAAAAAAGTTACTGATTTACCAGGAATTCTTGAATGGAGACAGGTGTTCAAGAAAACAGGCAAGGACCCGAACCGCTACCGTCATTCTGCTGAGGCCCTCTATCGACGTGTCCAAAAGCAAAACTATTTAACATCAGTACATAGCGCAATTGATTTAAATAATTTCTTTTCCTTACAATTCCAGTCACCCATTGGCATCTATGATCGTGATCAACTAGCTGGATCCATCCTCATTCGACTGGGACAGGCAAACGAGGAGTACCTAGGCTTGAACGGGCGAATGAATTCATTGGATCGATTAATTGTCTCTTGCGATCATGAATCAGCCTTTGGCAGTCCCTTCGTTGATTCAGAAAGAACCGCTGTTACCGAAGCCACAAAAAATGCCATCCAAATCATATATTTGAAGCCATCACTAGAAAAGGATCAGTCCGAGAAATTGACAGCTTCTTTAGCTAATATGTTTACACAAATTCATGGCGGCATTGCCAGTTGGGAAATAATTGAATAG
- the galU gene encoding UTP--glucose-1-phosphate uridylyltransferase GalU, protein MKIRKAIIPAAGLGTRFLPATKAQPKEMLPIVDKPTIQYIVEEAVASGIEEIVIIIGRGKRSIEDHFDKSYELEDALLKKNQLTRLDEVQKISNLANIYYVRQKEAKGLGHAILCAKSFIGDEPFAVLLGDDIVKSETPCLKQMINVFEYCNSSVIAVQSVPENQVHKYGIIKPKGTNIEPNLFYIDSLIEKPRKEAAPSHYAIMGRYVLRPEIFDILSKLPIGYNNELQLTDAINELNKQQAVLAYNFEGSRYDVGDKIGFIKATLDFALQREDIKEEVLSYLNAITQKEITLKEETN, encoded by the coding sequence ATGAAAATTAGAAAAGCAATTATACCTGCAGCTGGTCTTGGCACACGTTTCCTACCGGCCACAAAGGCTCAACCTAAAGAAATGCTGCCGATTGTTGATAAGCCAACGATTCAATATATTGTCGAGGAGGCAGTGGCTTCAGGAATAGAAGAAATTGTTATCATCATCGGCAGAGGAAAAAGGTCCATCGAGGATCATTTCGATAAATCCTATGAACTGGAGGATGCATTACTTAAGAAGAACCAGCTTACTAGATTAGACGAGGTACAAAAAATATCAAACCTGGCCAATATTTATTATGTTCGTCAAAAAGAAGCAAAGGGACTCGGGCACGCGATTTTATGTGCGAAAAGCTTTATTGGCGATGAGCCCTTTGCCGTGCTGCTTGGTGATGATATTGTCAAATCAGAAACCCCATGCTTAAAACAGATGATTAACGTATTTGAATACTGTAACAGTTCAGTTATAGCAGTCCAATCCGTACCAGAAAACCAGGTTCATAAATACGGCATTATAAAACCTAAAGGAACAAATATTGAACCTAACCTGTTCTATATTGATTCTTTAATAGAAAAACCCCGCAAGGAAGCTGCACCCTCCCATTATGCTATTATGGGAAGATATGTATTAAGGCCTGAAATCTTTGATATTCTATCCAAGCTTCCAATCGGATATAACAATGAACTCCAGCTTACTGATGCTATTAATGAGCTAAATAAACAGCAAGCAGTATTGGCTTATAATTTTGAAGGGTCCCGCTATGATGTCGGTGACAAAATCGGATTTATTAAAGCCACACTAGATTTTGCCTTGCAGCGCGAGGACATTAAAGAAGAAGTGCTTTCCTATTTAAACGCGATTACCCAGAAAGAGATTACGTTAAAGGAAGAGACGAATTAA
- a CDS encoding HipA family kinase encodes MIEPIAYQKKLEGKSNAHLISFNDGKDYVVKYFQPGFEKTLPNEWVSYCLARYLGLPIPFARIIDIPQSYSSQIPELAAINSIPYQFALTYIPDCLDGHQVLDIPKIINSDELASIIVFDYWLYNSDRTRKNILLQKAQGNILRLWAIDHAEVFGTYNWQMDEIENLPVGLIKSATHQIIADFIQDEKEFFEQVDIIQKIPIFLIEEIVSMIPDEWGVTKEEKKAMVNALLMRRKKVLPDLIQKFINTIYRPLHDSKKPKTV; translated from the coding sequence ATGATAGAACCAATCGCCTATCAAAAAAAACTAGAAGGAAAGTCAAATGCTCATTTAATTTCATTTAATGACGGAAAAGATTATGTAGTGAAGTATTTTCAACCTGGATTTGAAAAAACACTCCCTAATGAGTGGGTATCCTATTGTCTAGCACGTTATCTTGGTTTACCCATTCCATTTGCCCGAATCATAGATATCCCGCAAAGCTATTCTTCACAAATCCCTGAGCTTGCCGCAATAAATAGCATCCCATATCAATTTGCACTTACCTATATTCCAGATTGTTTAGACGGTCACCAGGTTCTCGATATCCCGAAAATAATCAATTCAGATGAACTCGCAAGTATAATCGTATTTGATTATTGGCTCTATAACAGCGACAGGACTCGTAAAAATATTCTGTTACAAAAGGCACAGGGAAATATCCTTCGACTATGGGCAATCGACCATGCTGAGGTCTTCGGAACCTATAATTGGCAGATGGACGAGATTGAAAACCTCCCAGTAGGCTTAATAAAAAGTGCCACACATCAAATCATAGCCGATTTTATTCAGGATGAGAAAGAATTCTTCGAGCAAGTAGATATTATCCAAAAGATACCGATTTTTTTAATTGAAGAAATTGTATCTATGATTCCAGATGAATGGGGAGTAACAAAAGAGGAGAAAAAAGCAATGGTCAATGCATTGCTCATGCGCCGTAAAAAAGTACTACCTGACCTCATTCAAAAATTCATTAATACAATATATCGACCGTTACATGATAGTAAAAAACCAAAAACAGTTTAA
- the nfsA gene encoding oxygen-insensitive NADPH nitroreductase encodes MNQIIETLLAHRSIRKLQDKPLTKEQIELIVTSAQAASTSSYVQAYSIIGITDPAKKKKLAELSGNQSYVEKNGHFFVFCGDLHRHEMAGAMENKEVVDSIESTEKFMVMLIDAALAAQNAAIAAESLGLGICYIGGIRNQLDEVCELLKTPKRVIPLFGMAVGYPEKLTDQKPRLPLANIYHENEYEQDEAVYQQQLEEYNKVISRYYHERTKGKREDTWTCQMAGTFEKQSRMYMHEFINKHGLNLK; translated from the coding sequence ATGAATCAAATAATTGAAACCTTGCTTGCCCACCGTTCGATTCGTAAGCTACAGGACAAGCCATTAACGAAGGAACAAATCGAGTTAATTGTAACAAGTGCACAGGCGGCTTCAACATCAAGCTATGTTCAAGCATACTCCATTATTGGGATTACAGATCCTGCAAAGAAAAAGAAATTAGCAGAGCTGAGTGGAAATCAGAGTTATGTGGAAAAAAACGGTCATTTCTTTGTTTTTTGCGGTGATTTACATCGTCATGAAATGGCGGGTGCTATGGAAAATAAAGAAGTGGTGGATTCGATTGAGAGTACGGAAAAGTTTATGGTCATGTTAATAGATGCCGCGCTCGCTGCCCAAAATGCGGCGATTGCTGCTGAATCACTTGGTTTAGGCATCTGCTATATTGGCGGAATTCGCAATCAATTGGATGAGGTCTGTGAGCTATTGAAGACACCGAAAAGAGTAATCCCATTGTTTGGTATGGCAGTAGGATATCCGGAAAAACTCACAGATCAAAAGCCAAGGCTTCCATTAGCTAACATCTACCATGAAAATGAGTATGAGCAGGATGAAGCTGTTTATCAACAGCAGCTGGAGGAGTATAATAAGGTAATTTCTCGTTACTATCATGAACGAACAAAGGGAAAGCGTGAGGATACCTGGACCTGTCAGATGGCAGGTACCTTCGAGAAGCAATCAAGAATGTATATGCATGAATTTATTAATAAACATGGATTAAATCTAAAATGA
- a CDS encoding glycosyltransferase family 4 protein yields the protein MKILIIWRLLTVGGVNAGWRNRAIYFKKHGIDTEFLYTTDHGGLHIMEDVAPVYLTKDKKQIVKIIKQNSYDAIIVVDTAAAYKWIQKANYQGPVIIEARTPELIKLMPHLKSFKGISPVAIIVPSHYQKRLVSILTDSIPRHVIYNGVDTSFFRTLPTEEIDFNSKPTLTAGKKVVGWIGRLDKRKNWPMLIQIAQQIKAERNDIEFWVIGGAQSIQREEFASVWEDEQLSDMIKWFPVIPYQQMPHVYAKIRSSGGCTLATTKSESFGNTFIESMACGVPVVASNMMPITELVVQGETGLLYRGQNVPDAIKQLYTIIDHPDLQQAMSAKAIQHTKENFDIQVVADQYIQLIKDLVPMETQDDGEVNES from the coding sequence GTGAAAATACTAATTATCTGGCGCCTGCTCACTGTCGGCGGAGTCAACGCTGGATGGAGAAATCGTGCAATCTACTTTAAAAAACACGGGATTGACACTGAATTCCTATATACAACCGATCACGGTGGACTTCATATTATGGAAGATGTTGCACCCGTATACCTGACAAAGGATAAGAAGCAAATTGTAAAAATTATTAAACAAAACTCATACGATGCCATTATTGTTGTCGATACAGCAGCTGCGTACAAGTGGATTCAAAAAGCAAATTATCAAGGTCCAGTCATTATTGAAGCTCGTACCCCTGAACTCATTAAGCTTATGCCCCACTTAAAATCCTTTAAAGGAATCAGTCCAGTAGCAATCATTGTACCATCTCACTACCAAAAACGGTTAGTATCCATCTTAACCGATTCCATTCCCCGTCATGTTATTTACAATGGTGTGGATACCTCTTTTTTCCGGACATTACCAACAGAAGAAATCGATTTTAACAGTAAGCCAACGCTAACTGCGGGGAAAAAAGTGGTCGGCTGGATAGGCAGATTAGATAAACGTAAAAATTGGCCTATGCTTATCCAAATTGCTCAGCAAATCAAAGCAGAGCGAAATGATATTGAATTCTGGGTCATCGGTGGAGCCCAAAGCATACAACGCGAAGAGTTTGCTAGTGTCTGGGAAGATGAACAGCTATCAGATATGATCAAATGGTTCCCCGTCATCCCTTATCAGCAAATGCCTCATGTATATGCAAAGATCCGATCTTCTGGCGGTTGTACATTAGCAACAACTAAATCAGAATCGTTTGGAAACACTTTTATCGAATCCATGGCTTGTGGTGTGCCAGTTGTTGCATCCAATATGATGCCGATTACCGAATTGGTAGTCCAAGGAGAAACAGGTCTTCTCTATCGCGGCCAAAATGTACCAGACGCGATTAAACAACTCTATACTATTATAGATCACCCAGACTTACAGCAAGCCATGTCAGCTAAAGCCATTCAGCACACAAAGGAGAATTTCGATATTCAAGTAGTTGCTGATCAATATATTCAGCTTATAAAAGATTTAGTTCCCATGGAGACTCAGGATGACGGTGAGGTGAATGAGTCATGA
- a CDS encoding amidase domain-containing protein, which translates to MRQQLSKWLEGRVQQCVSGERNPISSCEKIERKRNSLNRRSAEMIKVNAKGTITKVEPVTGDVEKVSYQVHFRYFIKQNKRLYLEEEIENRLAEFYKGDLVHDEEFNPFHLNDSKVDHSPNLEVDVREDRKLFHYDRLKAVQYAERWWNDFNPAYKKFDVDCTNYISQCLHAGGAQMRGYPNRSSGWWMQNQNWSYSWTVANSLRWFLPNSKVGLRAQEVSSPDQLLLGDVICYDFEGDGRFNHTTIVTGRDAEGMPLVNAHTFNSRMRYWAYEDSTAYTPNIKYKFLSIVDDKGAKK; encoded by the coding sequence ATGCGGCAGCAGCTATCTAAATGGCTTGAGGGGCGGGTTCAGCAATGTGTGTCAGGAGAGAGGAATCCAATTTCATCTTGTGAAAAAATAGAACGAAAACGAAATAGCCTAAATCGCCGTTCAGCAGAGATGATAAAAGTGAATGCGAAAGGAACCATTACGAAAGTCGAACCGGTAACAGGTGATGTCGAAAAAGTCAGCTATCAGGTGCATTTTCGTTATTTTATCAAGCAGAACAAACGGCTTTATTTAGAAGAAGAGATTGAAAATAGACTGGCTGAATTTTATAAAGGTGATCTAGTCCATGATGAGGAGTTTAATCCCTTTCATTTGAATGATAGTAAAGTGGATCATTCTCCTAATTTGGAGGTCGATGTGCGGGAGGATAGGAAGCTTTTTCATTATGATCGTTTAAAGGCTGTTCAATATGCAGAAAGATGGTGGAATGATTTTAATCCAGCCTATAAAAAATTTGATGTGGATTGTACGAATTACATTTCGCAATGTCTGCATGCCGGCGGAGCGCAAATGCGAGGATACCCGAATAGAAGTAGCGGCTGGTGGATGCAGAATCAGAATTGGAGCTATAGCTGGACGGTTGCCAACTCATTAAGGTGGTTCCTGCCAAATTCTAAAGTAGGCTTAAGAGCACAAGAAGTGTCTAGTCCTGACCAACTATTATTAGGAGACGTTATTTGCTACGACTTTGAGGGCGATGGGCGATTTAATCATACAACGATTGTAACCGGTCGGGACGCTGAAGGAATGCCGCTTGTTAATGCCCATACCTTTAATAGTCGAATGCGATATTGGGCATATGAAGACTCGACGGCTTATACACCTAATATTAAATATAAGTTTTTAAGCATTGTTGATGATAAAGGTGCTAAAAAGTAA
- the queG gene encoding tRNA epoxyqueuosine(34) reductase QueG, translating into MNYSEFKQEIIQYSRSIGIDKIGFAAASPFDELKNRLIRQRELNYQSGFEEPDIEKRIDPSLILPGAKSIIAIAVAYPSKMKDRPVSKEGERRGIFARASWGLDYHIVLRKRLEKLEAFIRERLPEAELKSMVDTGELSDRAVAERAGIGWSGKNCGILTPEFGSYVYLGEMITSIPFEPDIPLEDQCGTCRKCLDACPTGALVAGGQINAQRCISFLTQTKGAIPEEYREKIGNRLYGCDSCQTACPVNKGRDFHFHEEVEPEPDIAKPLLKPLLGLSNRQFKENFGHISGAWRGKNPIQRNAVLALAHFKDKTALTDLVEILQHDQRPMMRQTAAWAIGKIDATSSRTALEKVFENETDEAVKEEIEKWLG; encoded by the coding sequence ATGAATTACAGTGAGTTCAAACAAGAAATTATTCAGTATAGCCGATCCATTGGGATTGATAAGATTGGTTTCGCAGCCGCTTCTCCTTTTGATGAATTAAAGAACCGTCTGATACGACAGCGCGAGTTAAACTATCAATCAGGCTTTGAAGAGCCGGATATTGAGAAAAGAATTGACCCTAGTCTTATATTGCCCGGTGCGAAATCAATCATTGCCATTGCCGTTGCCTACCCCTCCAAAATGAAAGATCGTCCTGTCAGCAAGGAAGGGGAGAGGCGGGGGATTTTCGCACGGGCATCCTGGGGGCTTGATTATCATATTGTACTCCGGAAACGACTTGAGAAGCTGGAGGCTTTTATTCGAGAAAGGCTACCGGAAGCAGAGCTTAAATCAATGGTGGATACCGGAGAGTTGTCAGACCGAGCTGTCGCCGAGCGGGCCGGAATTGGCTGGAGCGGGAAAAATTGTGGGATTCTAACGCCGGAATTTGGTTCATATGTCTATTTAGGTGAGATGATTACTAGCATCCCATTTGAACCAGATATTCCGTTGGAGGATCAATGCGGGACTTGCCGCAAATGTCTTGATGCATGTCCGACTGGTGCCCTTGTCGCAGGAGGACAAATTAATGCACAGCGCTGTATTTCCTTTTTAACGCAAACAAAAGGGGCGATTCCAGAGGAGTACCGAGAGAAAATTGGAAACCGTCTCTACGGCTGTGATTCGTGTCAAACGGCCTGTCCTGTTAATAAAGGAAGGGATTTTCATTTTCACGAGGAAGTGGAGCCTGAGCCAGACATTGCGAAGCCGCTGTTAAAGCCGTTGCTAGGTTTGAGCAACCGGCAGTTTAAAGAAAACTTTGGTCATATATCAGGTGCATGGCGGGGGAAAAATCCAATCCAGCGTAATGCAGTGCTGGCCTTAGCCCATTTTAAAGACAAAACAGCTTTGACGGATTTAGTTGAAATCCTTCAACATGACCAGCGCCCGATGATGCGTCAAACCGCAGCATGGGCAATTGGAAAAATCGACGCCACTAGCTCAAGAACGGCGTTAGAAAAGGTATTTGAGAACGAAACCGACGAGGCAGTGAAAGAGGAAATTGAAAAATGGCTAGGGTAA
- a CDS encoding serine/threonine-protein kinase translates to MDIRELEKYINKIKVRNIEDEDVEVVNYSPLEMMGKGRQGAVFQYSDDICIKVFGNEEDCEREYYALSLGQHTDLFPKVYAKGPLYIAMEIIRGVDVREYLQSQPLTEELSMKLIDMLITFKEIGFERIDHHKRQIFLLPEGNLKVIDVARTVWRDRVYPYPRKLLTSLGKENKDIFLSHVQALNPELYEEWKHYIEMEEHSRQICQRLFTESANKKALKNKSKKLMTTNDETVYPVQLDNLVHKVFKEEWVKVMLAQGYDPDKVMDMIEEQLNNNENKGKGIQNNKDTSAQESKENRKDKNNKKDRYSDRDGFLGYRNKERFSDNDRYYGFRNERDGRYPKKEKETGTEMKNYGRKGKKYRR, encoded by the coding sequence ATGGACATTAGGGAACTAGAGAAATATATAAACAAAATAAAAGTTCGTAATATCGAAGATGAGGACGTTGAAGTCGTTAACTATTCCCCATTAGAAATGATGGGAAAAGGACGTCAAGGAGCCGTTTTTCAATATTCTGATGATATTTGTATAAAGGTATTTGGAAATGAGGAGGATTGTGAGCGTGAGTATTATGCCCTGTCATTAGGGCAGCATACCGATCTCTTTCCAAAGGTCTACGCAAAAGGACCTTTATATATTGCAATGGAAATTATTAGAGGTGTTGATGTACGTGAATACCTGCAATCACAGCCATTAACAGAAGAGCTTTCCATGAAATTAATTGATATGCTGATTACATTTAAAGAAATCGGCTTTGAACGGATTGACCATCATAAACGACAAATTTTTCTTTTACCAGAAGGGAATCTCAAAGTAATTGACGTGGCAAGAACGGTTTGGCGTGACCGTGTCTACCCATACCCTCGTAAGCTATTGACTTCTTTGGGTAAGGAAAATAAAGATATCTTTTTATCTCATGTACAAGCACTCAATCCAGAGCTTTATGAGGAATGGAAGCATTATATCGAGATGGAAGAGCATTCCCGACAAATCTGCCAAAGACTATTTACTGAATCAGCTAATAAAAAAGCATTGAAAAATAAAAGTAAAAAGCTGATGACAACAAATGATGAAACTGTATATCCCGTCCAATTAGACAATTTAGTTCATAAGGTTTTCAAGGAAGAATGGGTTAAAGTTATGCTGGCGCAAGGCTATGACCCAGATAAAGTCATGGATATGATTGAGGAACAATTAAATAATAATGAAAATAAAGGAAAGGGCATTCAAAATAATAAAGATACATCTGCCCAAGAATCGAAGGAAAATCGTAAGGATAAAAATAATAAAAAAGATAGATATTCTGACAGAGATGGCTTTCTAGGCTATCGTAATAAAGAAAGGTTTTCTGATAATGACCGATACTATGGCTTTAGAAATGAAAGGGATGGCCGGTATCCAAAAAAGGAAAAAGAAACGGGAACGGAAATGAAAAACTACGGAAGAAAAGGTAAAAAATATCGTCGTTAG
- a CDS encoding Na/Pi cotransporter family protein translates to MELNLQQMLFEFFGGLGIFLLGIKSMGDGLQNSAGDKLKRILDKYTTNPLMGVLAGIFVTVLLQTSSGTTVITVGLVSAGFMTLRQAIGVIMGANIGTTVTAFIIGIDIGDYALPIIAFGAIFLFFFKGKKKLTYLGQIIFGFGALFYGLELMSDGMKPLRALEAFHELTLNFSTTPLLGTLAGTMFTVLVQSSSATIGILQSMYAESLLNLDAALPILFGDNIGTTITAVLASIGTSITAKRAAATHVLFNLFGTTLFLLLLVPFTALIHSLQSLLNLNPEMTLAFAHGIFNITNTVILLPFVSVLAIIVTKLIPGKDTAWSFQPKHLNPVFIEQSPTIALGQAKEEVLHMGNMALVGLEETKEFIDTKHLKHATSMYQLETVINHLDQTITEYLIQLSSSSLSIKKSEEHGILLDTVRNIERIGDHCENMIELIEFQLIHKVTMSDTAKEDLDDMYDITISIVKDALAALKHNDKDTARRVIEKEMMIDAMEQQYRKQHIHRLTEGTCSPKSGVIFIDLIHNLERIADHAVNIADTVLDKRH, encoded by the coding sequence GTGGAGCTAAATTTACAACAAATGCTTTTTGAATTTTTTGGGGGCCTAGGGATATTCCTATTAGGAATCAAATCAATGGGAGATGGCCTGCAAAATTCAGCAGGAGACAAATTAAAGAGGATTCTTGATAAATATACTACAAATCCTTTAATGGGAGTTCTAGCAGGTATTTTTGTAACCGTTCTTTTGCAAACCAGTTCAGGTACAACAGTTATTACCGTTGGTCTTGTGAGTGCCGGCTTTATGACACTTCGACAGGCAATTGGTGTCATCATGGGTGCTAATATTGGAACAACTGTCACAGCTTTTATTATTGGTATTGATATTGGAGACTACGCTCTTCCTATTATTGCATTTGGTGCTATATTTTTATTTTTCTTTAAAGGGAAAAAAAAATTAACGTATCTCGGACAAATTATCTTTGGATTTGGCGCTCTCTTCTATGGATTAGAACTAATGAGTGATGGAATGAAACCACTTAGAGCATTAGAAGCCTTCCATGAACTAACCTTAAACTTTAGTACAACTCCATTACTTGGAACCCTCGCAGGTACTATGTTCACTGTCCTTGTTCAAAGTTCCAGCGCAACCATTGGAATTCTTCAGAGCATGTATGCTGAATCCTTACTAAATCTAGATGCAGCCTTGCCTATCTTATTCGGGGATAACATCGGCACCACAATCACAGCGGTTCTGGCCTCTATTGGTACTTCTATTACGGCCAAAAGAGCAGCTGCCACCCATGTTTTATTTAACTTATTTGGTACAACCCTCTTTCTCCTTCTATTAGTTCCATTCACAGCACTTATACATTCCCTTCAATCCCTGCTCAATTTAAATCCAGAAATGACACTTGCCTTTGCACATGGCATCTTTAATATAACAAACACGGTTATTCTCCTCCCTTTTGTCTCCGTACTGGCTATCATCGTTACGAAGTTGATTCCTGGAAAAGATACGGCTTGGAGCTTCCAGCCAAAGCATCTAAATCCAGTATTTATTGAGCAATCCCCAACCATCGCTCTTGGACAAGCAAAGGAAGAAGTGCTGCACATGGGTAATATGGCTTTAGTGGGACTAGAGGAAACAAAGGAATTTATTGATACAAAGCATTTAAAGCATGCTACGAGCATGTATCAACTGGAAACAGTCATTAATCATCTCGATCAAACGATTACAGAGTATCTCATACAACTCTCCTCTTCCTCATTATCAATAAAAAAGTCGGAAGAGCATGGTATCCTTCTAGATACCGTTCGAAATATTGAAAGAATCGGTGACCACTGTGAAAATATGATTGAATTAATTGAATTTCAATTAATTCATAAAGTTACCATGTCTGATACTGCAAAAGAAGATCTAGATGACATGTATGACATCACCATTTCTATTGTAAAAGACGCCCTAGCAGCCTTAAAGCATAATGACAAAGATACTGCGAGAAGGGTTATTGAAAAAGAAATGATGATTGATGCCATGGAGCAGCAATATCGCAAGCAGCATATTCATCGTTTAACGGAGGGGACCTGCTCTCCGAAATCAGGAGTTATTTTCATCGATTTAATTCACAATCTGGAACGGATTGCAGACCATGCTGTTAATATTGCAGATACAGTACTTGATAAACGTCATTAA